The following proteins are co-located in the Flectobacillus major DSM 103 genome:
- a CDS encoding TM1802 family CRISPR-associated protein, whose protein sequence is MLDTLIKLGSQLSHNRGEWDDIIDYPNIQKEKDKNIKLYVAELIFDLDKSDVYLNPSLKEYDEEQSCLAFKNIKIQGGNNKAIYACVESGKLEQVRKTFFGAIDSKGNIPSSGQFQEAISKDFPQFNDTLLGKILPKLFSLSNIFIEKFTIEKETKGQVERLIDEKLLTSSVLQSPSSKIILFYTSVLSSEDSINTSTAISKIEGFEEFMKAKFLEKGKKQTSIEVSKKLCYATGTLSPDVDEVNFSDRYSLNKMFVKETKNYASFFDKNSFVLNYQVSNNNQLLLSRASKYLLENQKIRIAGIDHCIIPQFLHKENVDIQYITKGIFQKSELLFDSNSFDTLVTSAEYETDAPFWITFLAFESDGNFFKTINEIKDVSKFHFYKIIDTFNEVNNFFKNDLQDSVDWLSVMTDYGKQHHFNLASIYSIIPIRKDKEKKNEVLSLFKLMFENRKIDSNKLFKHFCDLILCHRYKRYEAFKNVKKYEDKHFDFAIRDSVFKYFAVIQALKQLNLLHTMEEIEIVVPELSEDSTNEYQQKINTFFQQMSYKTDQKAMFYLGRMLSSVAYIQKDKSKNVLEKVNFSGMDKAQILRLRNSLMEKAKQYKEVSKVIFADSEFNSYFDFNNWNMKPEEAVFFILSGYSFGIVKSSDNK, encoded by the coding sequence ATGCTCGACACCCTTATCAAACTAGGCTCACAACTCAGCCACAACCGTGGCGAATGGGATGATATTATTGATTATCCAAATATTCAGAAAGAAAAAGATAAAAATATCAAATTGTATGTTGCTGAATTGATTTTCGATTTAGACAAATCTGATGTTTATCTCAACCCATCTTTGAAAGAATACGATGAAGAGCAATCGTGTTTGGCATTCAAGAATATTAAAATTCAAGGTGGAAATAATAAGGCTATTTATGCTTGTGTTGAATCTGGAAAGTTAGAACAAGTTAGAAAAACGTTTTTTGGTGCAATTGATTCAAAAGGAAATATCCCTTCTTCTGGGCAATTTCAAGAAGCTATTTCAAAAGATTTTCCTCAATTTAATGATACTTTGCTTGGAAAAATTCTTCCTAAACTCTTCTCTTTGAGTAATATTTTCATTGAAAAATTTACGATTGAGAAAGAAACTAAAGGGCAAGTAGAGCGATTAATAGATGAAAAGCTGTTAACGTCTTCAGTACTACAATCACCATCCTCAAAAATCATTCTTTTTTACACAAGTGTTTTATCATCAGAAGATAGTATAAACACTTCCACTGCTATTTCTAAAATTGAGGGGTTTGAGGAATTTATGAAAGCTAAATTTCTTGAAAAAGGCAAAAAACAAACATCAATTGAAGTAAGTAAAAAGCTATGTTATGCTACAGGCACACTAAGTCCTGATGTTGACGAAGTTAATTTTTCTGATAGATATAGCTTAAATAAAATGTTCGTAAAAGAAACGAAAAATTATGCTTCATTTTTCGATAAAAACAGTTTTGTCTTAAACTATCAAGTTTCTAATAACAATCAATTGTTATTAAGTAGAGCCTCCAAATACCTTTTAGAAAACCAGAAAATCAGAATTGCAGGTATTGATCACTGTATTATTCCTCAATTTCTCCACAAAGAAAATGTCGATATTCAATACATAACCAAAGGTATTTTTCAGAAGTCGGAGCTATTATTTGATAGTAACTCTTTTGACACTTTAGTAACAAGTGCTGAATACGAAACTGATGCACCCTTTTGGATAACATTTTTGGCTTTTGAATCAGATGGAAATTTCTTCAAAACTATCAATGAAATAAAGGACGTAAGTAAATTCCACTTCTACAAAATCATTGATACTTTTAACGAAGTTAATAATTTCTTTAAAAATGATTTGCAAGATTCAGTGGATTGGCTTTCTGTCATGACAGACTACGGCAAGCAACACCATTTCAATTTGGCATCTATTTATTCGATAATTCCAATTAGAAAAGATAAGGAAAAGAAAAATGAAGTACTTTCTCTTTTCAAATTAATGTTTGAGAATAGAAAAATAGACTCGAATAAGCTCTTTAAACATTTTTGTGACCTTATTTTATGCCATAGATACAAGCGGTATGAAGCATTTAAAAATGTAAAAAAATATGAAGACAAACACTTTGATTTTGCTATTCGAGATTCAGTATTCAAATACTTTGCTGTAATTCAAGCTCTTAAACAATTAAACCTTTTACATACAATGGAAGAAATTGAAATCGTTGTACCCGAACTATCAGAAGATTCTACAAATGAATACCAACAAAAAATCAATACATTTTTCCAGCAAATGAGTTATAAAACAGACCAAAAAGCGATGTTTTATTTAGGCAGAATGCTCAGTTCCGTTGCTTATATCCAAAAAGATAAAAGTAAAAATGTATTAGAAAAAGTAAATTTTAGCGGCATGGATAAAGCCCAAATTTTACGTTTGAGAAATAGCTTAATGGAAAAAGCAAAACAATATAAAGAGGTTTCAAAAGTAATATTCGCAGACTCAGAGTTTAACAGCTACTTTGACTTTAATAATTGGAATATGAAGCCAGAAGAAGCTGTGTTCTTCATTTTATCAGGATATTCATTTGGAATAGTAAAATCATCAGATAACAAATAA
- a CDS encoding CRISPR-associated protein, with amino-acid sequence MENNTIIQENSDFLFIYDATLSNPNGDPDQENKPRMDYDTNTNLVTDTRVKRSIRDYLKASGNEIFVDMEGDTKVSPDSKLKAVINRILADETSVDSFFGESPYKEVFVKIISEKKATDPIFKAIQDKKNLELNSFILEQLVKQQFIDIRMFGSAFAIGGFSKAYTGPIQLNWGYSLHKVDLVESNTIVTTMNDDSSTFGKDYRVHYSMLAFNGTINKHVAKSTGLTIADRTLFRQMIWESISAMPTRSKLNQYAKLYVEIVYNEGFSNGHFGDLRNLVSTKPDEIIRKVEDVNVDLSKLLKIIRENQGEGKAIKEVIFKNQLTDDKI; translated from the coding sequence ATGGAAAATAATACAATCATCCAAGAAAACTCTGACTTTCTTTTTATCTATGATGCTACACTTAGCAATCCAAATGGAGACCCCGACCAAGAAAATAAGCCCAGAATGGACTATGATACCAATACAAATTTAGTTACAGACACAAGAGTAAAGCGTAGTATTCGAGACTATCTTAAAGCGTCAGGAAATGAGATATTTGTGGATATGGAAGGAGACACAAAAGTAAGTCCTGATTCTAAACTGAAAGCTGTAATCAACAGAATATTAGCAGATGAAACTTCAGTAGATAGCTTTTTTGGAGAAAGTCCCTACAAAGAAGTATTTGTAAAAATCATCAGTGAAAAAAAAGCTACTGACCCAATTTTCAAAGCTATTCAAGATAAAAAGAACCTTGAACTTAACAGTTTTATCCTAGAGCAGTTAGTCAAGCAACAATTTATTGACATCCGAATGTTTGGTAGTGCCTTTGCTATTGGTGGTTTTTCTAAAGCTTATACAGGCCCGATTCAACTAAATTGGGGCTACTCTTTACACAAAGTGGATTTAGTTGAATCAAATACCATTGTAACTACGATGAATGATGATAGTAGTACATTTGGAAAAGATTACCGTGTACATTATTCAATGTTGGCGTTTAATGGTACTATCAATAAACACGTGGCAAAGTCCACAGGATTAACAATTGCTGATAGAACGCTTTTCCGTCAAATGATTTGGGAAAGTATTTCGGCTATGCCTACTCGTTCTAAATTGAATCAGTATGCAAAGTTATATGTAGAAATAGTTTATAATGAAGGATTCTCTAATGGTCATTTTGGAGATTTACGCAATTTAGTTTCTACAAAACCTGATGAAATCATTCGTAAGGTTGAAGATGTAAATGTTGATTTGAGCAAACTCTTAAAAATTATCCGAGAAAATCAGGGAGAAGGCAAAGCTATCAAAGAAGTAATCTTTAAAAATCAACTCACAGATGATAAAATTTAG
- the cas5 gene encoding CRISPR-associated protein Cas5 produces the protein MEIIQLDISGKFAHFRKYYANNTAMTYSLPPRTTIIGILAAILGKPRDSYYEDFSSDKIRIGIAIKTPIKKSFHRLNFLSVKSLGDFRKSFDSDFRGMAGNPIQTPFEVVTGLNLQENDVKYRIFISYFDEGNELFQTLKNALISKQLTYNISMGTANFNASLGNVKVFENSQIIENTSSSGDLIEVDSAVNSDIVDEIIFEKDSELMNFIEEELLPADFVANYNRELSKMNRVLYTTAGLPLKIKFSGKYYVLEGKQTIQFLD, from the coding sequence ATGGAAATCATTCAACTTGATATTAGTGGTAAGTTTGCCCATTTTAGAAAGTATTATGCCAATAATACAGCGATGACTTATAGTTTACCACCTCGAACAACTATTATCGGAATATTGGCTGCAATTTTAGGAAAACCACGAGATAGCTATTACGAAGATTTTTCATCAGATAAAATCAGAATTGGCATAGCTATCAAAACGCCAATTAAAAAGAGTTTTCATCGACTAAATTTTCTATCTGTAAAAAGTTTAGGAGATTTTAGGAAATCTTTTGACTCTGACTTTAGAGGAATGGCGGGAAACCCTATTCAAACACCTTTTGAAGTAGTGACGGGGCTAAATCTACAAGAAAACGATGTTAAATATCGTATTTTCATAAGTTACTTTGATGAAGGAAACGAATTATTTCAAACATTAAAAAATGCTTTAATTTCAAAACAGCTTACTTATAATATTTCAATGGGAACAGCAAATTTTAACGCCAGTTTAGGGAATGTAAAAGTGTTTGAAAATTCACAAATCATTGAAAACACATCTAGTTCAGGTGATTTGATTGAGGTTGATTCTGCTGTAAATTCTGATATAGTTGATGAAATTATTTTTGAAAAAGATAGTGAATTAATGAATTTCATCGAAGAAGAGCTTTTACCAGCGGATTTTGTAGCAAATTATAACAGAGAATTATCTAAAATGAATAGAGTGCTTTACACAACGGCAGGGCTTCCATTGAAGATAAAGTTCTCGGGTAAATATTATGTACTTGAAGGCAAGCAAACCATTCAATTTTTAGATTAA
- a CDS encoding CRISPR-associated helicase/endonuclease Cas3: MFYSHSETLPDGTRKGIKSIQKHNQGVSQNALNSFESNISLPELNAQQLKLLISDICRYHDLGKYSKYFQTYLLTDERVDNYLKAHARFGAYTIFQKYKDQNSILALLLYYVVVNHHLNLDNLAKNEFSQKSEAKNNEGYFNKQKVTFNEFWDIIKTEIGDEKLEQYVTTPEGKTTYRATKELTDTKPNIQNYFLINYLFSLLIEADKLDASDTALYSKKLIGKHLVDKYRPLSIEKLIEKQDISLFSQNELRSYGRLRVNQFLERADWQEHKLFTLTAPTGLGKTLMALDFAIRLREKIRETEQREAQIIYALPFINIIEQSLKVYSEVLGENVNLLAHYQYADALEQTSKDESSNYNQKMMMLDTWQCDVVITTFVQFLQTLIGNRNKLLKKFNHFAGSIIILDEVQTIRLGQLPLIGAALFYLSKFLNARIVLMTATKPKIYELANQEILNNEGEEAKSIELLPDYENVFRCFKRTKIVSLIDEKLENEQQFIDTIFLEKWSEEKSCIIVCNTVKRSLDVFKLIAQECNEDINPVYYLSTNIIPARRQSIIDAIKADLEANLKPILVSTQCVEAGVDLDFDMGFRDLGPMDSIIQVAGRINRNNNLAKQYSPLYIIDFGDCEKIYDKVTQHQARLLLNNNPQILEDNYLEVIESYFSNVAGNGNTSFFKSREIYKAMKALKYDSEDPKNDIAVSSFQVIEEKFPPISVFIEIDEKATEYKDKFVKMIHKELSQEDFSCYKKGFHQHIISVPSHLPKVKEDLKQSNRYLLCEGIYIIPIDELEAFYDLTTGFIRTNEDKTHSRFF, from the coding sequence ATGTTCTATTCTCATAGTGAAACCTTGCCAGATGGTACTCGCAAAGGCATAAAATCTATTCAAAAACATAATCAAGGCGTTTCTCAAAACGCCTTGAATTCTTTCGAGTCAAATATTTCTCTCCCAGAACTCAATGCTCAACAATTAAAACTTTTAATAAGTGATATTTGTCGATACCATGACTTAGGCAAGTATTCAAAATATTTTCAAACGTACTTGTTAACCGACGAGCGTGTTGACAATTATTTAAAAGCTCATGCTCGCTTTGGAGCTTATACGATATTTCAAAAGTATAAAGACCAAAATTCTATTCTTGCTTTACTTTTGTACTATGTCGTAGTTAATCACCATCTTAACTTAGACAATTTAGCAAAAAATGAATTTTCGCAAAAATCAGAGGCTAAAAACAATGAAGGCTATTTTAACAAACAAAAAGTAACTTTCAATGAATTTTGGGATATAATCAAAACTGAAATTGGAGATGAGAAGCTTGAGCAATACGTAACTACACCTGAAGGAAAAACTACTTATAGAGCAACCAAAGAACTTACAGATACAAAACCCAACATCCAAAACTATTTCCTAATCAATTACTTATTTTCTCTTTTGATAGAAGCGGATAAGTTGGATGCTTCTGATACCGCTTTATACTCTAAAAAATTGATAGGAAAACACTTGGTAGATAAGTATCGTCCTTTAAGCATTGAGAAATTAATTGAAAAACAAGACATTAGTTTGTTCTCTCAAAATGAACTTCGTAGTTATGGGCGTTTGCGAGTAAATCAGTTTTTGGAAAGAGCTGATTGGCAAGAACATAAACTTTTTACCCTTACTGCTCCAACTGGTTTAGGGAAAACGCTGATGGCATTAGATTTTGCCATTCGACTAAGAGAAAAAATTAGAGAAACCGAACAAAGAGAAGCTCAAATAATTTATGCTTTACCTTTTATCAATATTATTGAACAATCATTAAAGGTTTACAGTGAGGTTTTGGGTGAAAACGTAAATCTATTAGCACATTACCAATATGCCGATGCTTTAGAACAAACGTCTAAGGATGAATCAAGTAATTATAATCAAAAAATGATGATGCTTGACACATGGCAATGCGATGTGGTGATTACGACATTTGTCCAATTTCTTCAAACCTTAATTGGTAATAGAAATAAGTTGTTAAAGAAATTCAATCATTTTGCTGGTTCAATTATTATTCTGGACGAAGTGCAAACAATTCGTTTGGGACAATTACCGCTTATTGGTGCTGCCTTGTTTTATCTGTCTAAATTTCTCAATGCACGAATTGTATTAATGACGGCGACAAAACCGAAAATTTATGAATTAGCCAATCAGGAGATATTGAATAATGAAGGTGAAGAAGCTAAAAGTATAGAACTATTACCTGATTATGAAAATGTATTTCGGTGTTTTAAAAGGACGAAAATTGTATCGTTGATTGATGAAAAATTAGAAAATGAACAGCAATTTATTGATACTATTTTTTTAGAAAAATGGTCTGAGGAAAAATCATGTATTATCGTTTGTAATACAGTAAAACGTTCATTGGATGTTTTTAAGCTTATTGCTCAAGAATGTAACGAAGACATAAACCCCGTTTATTACCTTTCAACTAATATTATTCCAGCCAGACGACAAAGTATTATAGACGCTATCAAAGCGGATTTAGAAGCTAATTTAAAACCAATTTTAGTTTCTACCCAGTGCGTAGAAGCTGGTGTGGATTTAGATTTTGACATGGGTTTCCGTGATTTAGGGCCAATGGATTCAATTATTCAAGTTGCAGGTAGAATCAATAGAAACAATAATTTGGCTAAACAATATTCGCCTTTGTATATCATAGATTTTGGTGATTGTGAAAAGATTTATGATAAGGTTACTCAGCACCAAGCAAGGCTTTTATTGAACAATAACCCACAAATTCTTGAAGATAATTATTTAGAAGTGATAGAATCTTATTTCTCAAATGTTGCAGGCAATGGAAACACATCTTTCTTTAAATCACGAGAAATTTATAAAGCCATGAAAGCATTAAAATACGATTCGGAAGACCCTAAAAATGACATAGCTGTTTCATCATTTCAAGTGATTGAAGAAAAGTTTCCACCTATATCTGTTTTTATAGAAATTGATGAAAAAGCAACTGAATATAAAGATAAGTTTGTCAAAATGATTCATAAGGAACTCTCCCAAGAAGATTTTTCATGTTATAAAAAAGGTTTTCACCAACATATCATTTCTGTTCCAAGTCATCTGCCAAAGGTGAAAGAAGATTTAAAACAATCGAACCGTTATTTACTTTGTGAAGGTATTTATATTATTCCAATTGATGAGTTGGAAGCCTTTTATGATTTAACCACAGGTTTTATCAGAACTAACGAAGACAAAACCCATTCAAGATTTTTCTAA
- a CDS encoding CRISPR-associated endonuclease Cas6, with translation MQTIHQTIIRFPEIQLATRDAHKLRGYFGNIFQEYSPLLHNHLESGESAYRYPLVQYKVINRIPTLVGLNEGADLLINLFLKIKTLQIEDKTYHINQKNIESKTLEIGLSNELHSYRFQTLWMALNQENHQKYLHNSASEQQKQLNTLLQNNILSYFKAMNYWVNGQVMGMLQNVYEKETKFKDKSMIAFQADFVSNAVLPSFVGIGKSVARGFGTLEAI, from the coding sequence ATGCAAACCATCCATCAAACCATCATTCGTTTTCCTGAAATACAGTTGGCTACTCGTGATGCTCATAAGTTACGGGGCTATTTTGGGAATATTTTTCAAGAATATTCGCCTTTGTTGCATAACCATTTGGAGTCGGGCGAGTCGGCGTACCGTTATCCTTTGGTGCAGTATAAAGTTATTAATAGAATTCCTACCTTGGTTGGGCTAAACGAAGGAGCAGATTTGTTGATTAATCTTTTTTTGAAAATCAAAACCCTCCAAATTGAGGATAAAACCTACCATATCAACCAAAAAAATATCGAATCAAAAACGCTTGAAATTGGGTTGTCAAACGAACTCCACTCCTATCGTTTCCAAACACTTTGGATGGCGTTGAACCAAGAAAACCATCAAAAATACCTTCATAATTCTGCTTCCGAACAGCAAAAACAGTTGAATACTTTACTCCAAAATAATATTCTGAGCTATTTCAAAGCGATGAATTATTGGGTAAATGGTCAGGTAATGGGCATGTTACAAAATGTGTATGAAAAAGAAACCAAGTTTAAAGATAAATCAATGATTGCCTTTCAAGCTGATTTTGTGAGTAATGCTGTATTGCCTTCGTTTGTGGGGATTGGGAAATCCGTTGCACGAGGTTTTGGAACGTTGGAGGCTATATAA
- a CDS encoding transcriptional regulator codes for MTIQTIETEEEYELMLAWIDKQFDQSTTPDSPEDEQLKLALSFVKAYEDIHYPIPSI; via the coding sequence ATGACTATTCAAACGATTGAAACCGAAGAAGAATATGAGTTGATGCTGGCTTGGATTGATAAACAGTTTGACCAATCCACAACTCCAGATAGTCCAGAGGATGAACAGTTAAAGCTGGCTTTATCTTTCGTAAAAGCTTATGAAGATATTCATTATCCGATACCATCTATTTAA
- the cas1 gene encoding CRISPR-associated endonuclease Cas1 — MQVYLNTFGTYLHIKDDMFEVKIPVKDGESKKIPLAAHKVSSFVLATSASLSTEAVRLALFNNIDIIFARSDGYPLGRVWHSKLGSTTKIRKQQLQASINEEGVKATKNWISEKMTHQLEFIKDLKKHRPQMAEYLDDKIERIQNLVISVGKLEGNTVQDFAETIRGLEGTAGRLYFETINYVLPSSYQFNGRSSRPAKDSFNAFLNYAYGILYTRIEKALILAGLDPYVGYLHRDDYNQKSMVFDFIEPFRIFVEVPVFRLFTAKKVNKAHIDEITNGVTLNKEGKELLIKALNDYLEEDSIRYKNRNQTRANIIQQEAHSYANQLIEKTKDTSETLYL, encoded by the coding sequence ATGCAAGTATATCTGAATACTTTTGGAACATATCTACATATCAAGGATGATATGTTTGAGGTGAAGATTCCTGTAAAAGATGGAGAGTCAAAGAAAATACCTTTGGCTGCCCACAAAGTTAGTTCGTTTGTGCTGGCTACTTCGGCTTCTTTGAGTACCGAGGCGGTTCGATTGGCGTTGTTCAATAATATTGATATTATTTTTGCACGATCAGACGGTTATCCCTTGGGAAGAGTTTGGCATTCAAAACTGGGAAGTACGACCAAAATCCGTAAACAACAACTGCAAGCCAGTATCAACGAAGAAGGTGTAAAGGCTACCAAAAATTGGATTTCGGAGAAAATGACGCATCAGTTAGAGTTTATCAAAGACTTGAAAAAACATCGTCCACAAATGGCGGAATATCTGGACGATAAAATTGAGCGAATCCAAAACCTCGTTATTTCAGTTGGTAAATTGGAAGGCAATACTGTACAAGATTTTGCCGAAACCATCCGAGGATTAGAAGGCACAGCAGGACGCTTGTATTTTGAAACCATCAATTATGTATTGCCTTCATCTTATCAATTTAACGGAAGAAGTAGCAGACCAGCCAAAGATTCATTTAATGCTTTTCTGAATTATGCTTACGGTATTCTTTATACGAGAATAGAAAAAGCCTTAATTTTAGCAGGCTTAGACCCTTACGTAGGATATTTGCACCGAGACGATTATAACCAGAAATCCATGGTTTTTGATTTTATAGAGCCATTCCGAATATTTGTAGAAGTACCTGTTTTTAGATTGTTTACGGCAAAAAAAGTCAATAAAGCTCATATCGACGAAATAACGAACGGTGTTACGCTGAATAAAGAAGGCAAAGAGTTGTTAATTAAGGCATTGAACGACTACTTGGAAGAAGACAGCATTCGTTACAAAAACCGCAATCAGACAAGGGCAAATATCATTCAGCAAGAGGCTCATTCTTATGCTAATCAATTGATTGAAAAAACCAAAGACACCAGCGAAACGCTGTATTTATAA
- the cas2 gene encoding CRISPR-associated endonuclease Cas2: protein MIAWVLYDIKNDKARTKVAKICKQSGLFRVQFSVFLGTIDRNMKDSLQLQIEDLIDEATDSVYIFPMSKNELQETVLLGQAFDKKLVSDEIMALFL from the coding sequence ATGATTGCATGGGTATTGTATGATATAAAAAACGACAAGGCACGTACCAAAGTTGCCAAAATCTGTAAGCAATCTGGCTTATTCAGAGTTCAATTTTCTGTATTTCTGGGTACAATAGACCGCAATATGAAAGACAGCCTTCAATTACAAATCGAAGATTTGATTGATGAAGCAACCGATTCCGTTTATATTTTCCCGATGTCAAAAAACGAATTACAAGAAACCGTTTTATTGGGGCAAGCCTTTGATAAGAAATTAGTTTCAGATGAAATAATGGCACTTTTTCTTTAA
- the cas4 gene encoding CRISPR-associated protein Cas4, protein MTLTPSHIIEFLYCPRFTYFEYVISIPQYEDRHYKVQKGREIHNQKLEQNKEYLRRRIGAVERYNDQYLTNELLRGRIDEVLKLEDGTMTPLDYKFAAYDDKVFETYKTQLYCYAWLIEENFHCKVNKGYLVYTRSSNKLVEVEIKDSDKHLVKEASREIYQIIENNYYPKATKSKMRCVTCTYRNICTK, encoded by the coding sequence ATGACACTTACACCATCGCATATCATAGAATTTTTGTATTGCCCAAGATTTACTTATTTTGAGTATGTTATCTCAATTCCCCAATATGAGGATAGGCATTATAAAGTACAAAAAGGCCGAGAAATTCATAACCAAAAATTAGAGCAAAACAAAGAATACCTACGCAGACGTATAGGGGCAGTAGAACGATACAACGACCAGTATTTAACCAACGAGTTATTAAGAGGACGTATCGACGAAGTACTCAAATTAGAAGACGGCACAATGACACCCCTAGACTATAAATTTGCGGCTTATGACGACAAAGTTTTTGAGACTTACAAAACCCAATTGTATTGTTATGCTTGGTTGATAGAAGAGAATTTTCACTGCAAAGTCAACAAAGGTTATTTGGTATATACACGCAGCAGTAATAAATTGGTAGAAGTAGAAATAAAAGACAGCGACAAACATTTAGTTAAAGAAGCAAGTCGAGAAATTTATCAGATTATAGAGAATAATTATTACCCAAAAGCTACCAAATCTAAAATGCGATGCGTAACTTGCACTTATAGAAATATTTGCACGAAGTAA